ggatagaggagacctggtgggctacagtacatggggtcgcaaaaagctggacatggctgagcgactaacactttttctcTTCACAGACCTGCAGTCAACATGGTTCGAgagaggtgaggaggaggagggccaggCAGAAGCAGGTCTCCTCCCCATCTCATACTTAGGAGGAGTTGGAGAAAATAGTACAGTTCAGGTTATAATTATCCATAAACCAGTAATGACAAATCTGCTagatacacatatgtatttataaataagcATATTTGTCATTTGCTTTTAACAAGCTAACCATCATTGGTATAGATTTTAATATAATACATCTTCTGTTATGCTGGTGACAGGTacctctgaaaataaaaattctcaaatGTCATTCAGGTTTCTGTAATTCTGAGAGGTTCTGAAATGGTGTCCTGGTATGTTCCCCCACAAAAACAGTCCTGGGTAATAATGTGATGGGGCAAAAGCAATGTGGTGACCAATGATAGCAATTTGGAGAGGAGGAGAATgatgtggtggtggtgaggaCTTTAGTTTTTGTTAAAGGAGGAAAATGGATCAGAGTAAAATGGATGAGAACATAATCTTAGAATAACAATAACAGgtacagataaaatagacttgagtgccaaagaattgaagtttttgaactgtggtgctggagaagactcttgagagacccttggagagcaaggagatcaaaccagtccatcttaaaggaaatcaaccccgaatattcattggaaggactgatgctgaagctccaatactttggccacctgatccgaatacctgactcattagaaaagaccctgatgctgggaaagactgaaggcaggaggagaagcggatgataGAGGacaatatggttggatggcatcactgactcaatggagatgagtttgagcaaactctggaagatggtgagggacagggaagcctggcatgctgcagtccatggggtcacaaagagttggacacgactgagcaactgaacaacaacagataatCTAGTTCAGTTTTTTCTTAACCTGTGTCCCAAGGAATACCAGTCATATAGAAAAGATCCCTCTGAGGTCCGACAAAAAATATGTCACATGCCACATTCTTCTCTTGATGATTCGAAGTGCAGCGTGTTAGCATATTAAAACTCTGGGACATGGAGTACTAGAGAAAACCTGCTGAACCCAGCCACTTTCCAACCAATCTGGCTACAGACAGGGCAGCTGGTTAATGTCATGCAGACTGTAGTGAGGGGTAGGGGGTGGTGAGAAATGAGTCAGCCACAGTTCCCCTCATCATCTGGAGGAAGGGACCTCTTTCTCTACCATTACCTGCACTTAATAGAAAATTGAGTCCAGAGAACTTACATGACTTCTCTGTGGTCAGCTCATGGTAGATCTCGAGCCAAAACTCAGATGTGGGGATACACTGCTCTGTGCTTGTTAGCATTGTTTACATTCacagttcttttttaaataactCCACCAACTGTCTGTTCATCACTCTTTAAAAGAGGAGATCCCAGTTCCTGTTctgttcctctctcctctccagtcaCATAGAAAGCAAGTGGGCTACCAATGGAGAAGAACCCATAATTTAAGGAGGCAGTACACTGGTGTGTGGGTTTCCATGTGTCTTTAActctaaaacaaaactaaagtccAATGACACTTCATTTATCTAGAAGTCACTTATTTGTACATTTGTTTACTGTCTTTTATCACCTGAAATTCATGATGCGGAACACATGTCCTAACGCCTAGAATGGTGAGCACAGTAAgtgttcagtaaacatttgctcaacagatgaatgagtacTTTACAGGGCTCTGGTCGTGACTCTGAACCACACACTTCTATCAGTTTGATTCTTTGTTTCTAAGTTCACAACATATTTAGAACTAATAACGTAGGAAAGGGGAAGGAGAGCTAGAGGCAGCTCAGTGACAGCAGAGGTGACAGCTGACATCCTGGTACTAAGGGAAGGAAGGACCTGCAAGGAGATATTAAAGTACAGCATACAACCCGACGCAAAGCAATGTGGCAACATCTATCAAACTCACAGGTGTACATACTGTGTCTAGGAAGTTACCTACAGAGAGTCCCATTCATGAATCAAAGAACTTACATTCGAAATAATGTATAAAGTTATTCACAGAATCACTGTCATATTAGAAAGACTGAGAAAACTTTAATGCTGATCAACAAGTTGGAAAGTTGATGTGTTAAATTCATGATGGAACATGGAatggctattttttaaaagcccaagGAAGAGTTTTATGATCTAAATGGAATGTTTTCTAAGAGCAGCATGTACACTATTTTGCCTATTGCCATTTTTGTGTaaaacacatatatgtaaaatatctcTGGAAGGAGTGATTTGGTTGCCTGTGGTAAGAACAGGGTGGGtgtgaggaagagaagggaaggagactATCCATGTGTATATGTCCTTTGTACTTTTGAACCTCGAAATGTGGAAGTACATTAtgttcagaaaaagaagaataaaagtatAGCAGTACAAGGTAATTTCCTTACAGAAAGAAGTCTCCCATACCATGCTAAACCACACTGAAGTTATTGGTTACAAGATTTAGAACACTCATATTTATAATGATAATTCTGAGGTATTAAAAAAAGGTTAATTTCTAGCACAAATTTTCTGAAATAGAATCTACAGAGCTATGTGACAGTTAAAATttataaactaataaaaataatgtaatcaCATTACTAAAAATTTGGAGACTAAAGAGTAGGAGAAGGCTTCCctaatagttcagttggtaaagaatccgcctgcaatgtcagagacctgggttcaatccatgggttgggaagatcccctggagaagggaaaagctacccactctagtattctggcctggagaattccataactgtatagtccatggggttgcaaagagttggacatgactgagcaactttcacagaaCAGAAAAGATTAGGGGAGGAAAAAATCCACCTATAATCACAGTAAAATAACCACTGATTGCTTTGGTATAAGGTTTCCTTCTAGCATTTTCCCCCATCTCCATTATGAAAAATCATGGCAAAGTTTTAAGAAGATCAATTCCAACCATAACACTTCTTGGTCTTATTAAAATAGGCGCTGTGGACTAGTGGAGGAGGAATCAAGAGATCTTAAGTTTAATTACAATTTGTTCTCAAAATCTCCCAGTGACTCTGAACAAGTGGCTTTTCCCATCAGCGAGCTATTCTCCAGCTCTGCAAGGCCAGCAGAGCTTGCCTTGAATGCCTCTCAAGATGAAGAGATAGGAAATGGTTTGTGTAACATGGAAAACCCCTAGCTAAATGGAATGTGCATGTTCAGGctaggaaacaaaaatattttttaaaagcacaatttAGGAAGACTTCAGGCAAAGTTTGATTTCCTTACTACCTCTTTGCCATGCTTGATATTTTTGAAAGGGGGGAGGGTAAGAGGAAACACCATTGTCCAAAAACAATTTCATCAGAAAAATTGCTGTAGAATTGGAGGATAGAATTTAGCTGCTAGGTAATCCTGGAGCTCAATTCAATCTGCAGGATGTACACTGGAAAACAGATAAAAtcctgctttaaaaataattaggatTATTATTACTCTGCAGGGCAGACAAGGAAGCGCTTAAGATGACAGATTTCATTCCTCTCTGCAAAACCATTTGTTCACTCTTTCAAATGGATATTCAAGCCAGTCACGTACTTGCAATTAGGGGGAGCAGGCAGCTCTAACAGAACAATGTCTGGTCTTGGAAACTGATAGGTTTGAACTGATCCTCACAATTAGGAACATTAAGTTAAATCCCAGCATTTGAgcaaagacagacagacactgGACTAAATGGAACACAGTTACTTAATGTCAGTGAGAGATGATCCAGATAAAATCGACCAGCTCTGTTCTTGATTTAAACATCTTCCCTTGTCTGCTGAGAGCCTAGGAGGGAATGGTCTCACAAAAGACACTTTCCTCTTGGATGAAGTGTGGTACCTAATAACCTTATTACTTACCTGTCCTCTCAAAATCAAACCTTGTCAGTTGAAGGACCACCACCACAAAAATATCTGCTTTATAGTAAAATTATAATAAGCCTGAGCAATGGCTGGATTGATGATTTCAGGGGGCTTCAGCCTTCACTGCAAACAGACCTGGACCTTCTCCACTGCATGGGTTCTTAAACCACGCCtgagtttttcactttcctcattcaGTGTCACCTTTACTGCTTTCGCTCCATTGATGAGCACATATTCTGAGGGCAGGTGCCACCAGCCTAAGCCCTCAATGATCACGGGGTTGGGGCtgcctcactcactcactctctaCACACATCTCAGCTGTCAAAGCTCTGCTCCAAGGAGATTAAACTGTTCAAACCGAAAACTCAACTAGCGTTCTTGCcctagaaataaatgtttatctaTTACACACATGGCCAATATATTTATAGCCTGTATTCAAAGTGTCAAGTACAAGATGCAGAGGAGAGAATGACAACTCTGTGTGacagaggggaagggaagaatCAGGAGAGGAAAAAATGTTTAAGCTGGGTTTAGGATTTGAATGAGGGCAAGAGGGAGACAAGAGGTGTGAAACAGCCCGGCAGGACTGGGTGATGGGAAGGCGTACGCTCTTAAGAGACTCAGGGGTGGGAGGCAGTGGATGGAAGGGCTAGAAAGGCTGGAACTAGAGATCATAAATGTCTTTATGTCAGGTAAAGAGATTTAGAGTTATCTTATATTCAATCATTGTAAAAGCTGGCATTAATTGAGCACTTATTTACATTCTAGACAGCACTAGATGTTTTCTGTGAATTATTCATTTAAGCAAATAGTAACCTTAAGAAGTAGGGACTATCCCTACTattgtgtatgtgcttagtcactcagtcgtgtccagttctttgccaccccatggactgtagcccgccaggctcctctatccatggggattctccagacaggaatactggagtgagttgacatgccctcctccaggggatctccttgacCCAAGTatggatcaaattcaggtctctcacattgcaggctaattctttttttttttttacattgcaggctaattctttaccatctgagccaccagggaaatccaatcagATAGCTACTAAGTGACAAAGCTAAGACTTGAACCCAGGTAGTCTGGGTTCATTCTACAGATTAGGAAATGGAAGCTCAGGAAAGTTCAAGTTATTTGCCTCAATCAGTCAAGCACCTAATTAGAGGTAGAGAGAGGATTTTGATAAAGGCCTGTTGAACAaaagttcctgctgctgctgctgctgctgctaagtcgcttcagtcgtgtccgactctgtgcgaccccataggtggcagcccaccaggctcccctgtccctgggattctccaggcaagagtattggagtgggttgccatttccttttccaattcatgaaagtgaaaagtgaaagtgaagtcgctcagtcttgtccaaccctcagcgaccccatggactgcagccttccaggctcctccatccatgggattttccaggcaagagtactggagtggggtgccattggcttctatTAACCCCTAAATAAGTGCAATTCTAGAGATTCACACATGTGTTGTGGTGGCACAGAGAGAAAttcttattgtttagttgctaagttgtgtccaactctttgcaaccccatggactgtagcccgccaggctcctctgtccatggaattctctaggaaagaacactggagtgggttgccatttcttcctccagaagatcttcccgacccagggatcaaacttgcatctcctgcgttgcaggcggattctttaccactgggattctttaccaccagggaagcccatggggagTAACTAACAAAGTACAGATGGGGAAAGCAGGAAGCATTGGAGGTTTCATCAAGGAGGACATTCTTCTATCGGCCCTGGAACAAAGAGCCAGGGTTCCTGAGATGGGTAAAAGTATCGGGAGCACATGTGGAAGGAAGATCTCTAAATGAGGGAAAGGGCtcttcttcccagcccaggagggGAGGCAGTAAGGACAGATACAGATGTAGGCAGGCTTGCAGGTATTCGAATTCAAATCTTCAGTTTCTCCTTGAAGTAGGAGGCATATGCTGAGAAGGACTCCTCAGGGAGGAGGCAGATTAAAGACATGTGGAtgattaacaataacacaataatagtgggagactttaataccccactcacacctatggctagatcaactaaacagaaatttaacaaggaaacacaaactttaaacaatacaatagaccagttagacctaattgatatctataggacatttcatccccaaacaatgaatttcacctttttctcaagcgcacatggaaccttctccaggatagatcacaccctgggccataaagctagcattggtaaattcaaaaaaatagaaatcattccaagcatcttttctgaccacaatgcagtaagattagatctcaattacagaagaaaaactattaaaaattccacatatggaggctgaacaacatgctgctgaataaccaacaaatcacagaagaaatcaaaaaggaaatcaaaatttgcatagaaacgaatgaagatgaaaacacaacaaacaaaaacctaaagctaaggctgaaactctaatactttgaccacctcatgcgaagagttgactcgttggaaaagactctgatgctgggagggattgggggcaggaggagaatgggacgacagaggatgagagggctggatggcatcaccgactcgatggacatgagtttgagtaagctccgggagttggggatggacagggaggcctggcgccgtgcaattcatggggtcacaaagagtgggacgcgactgagcgactgaactgaactgaactaggaccCACGTGCCTCAGCTGATTTGTCCCGCATGGTTCCTGCCCCAGAATCACAGACGTACAGAATATTAGAGCTAGATAATCTCATGTAGAAATCTAACAGGTCTACTCCTGAGGGGTGTACAAATAGGAAtctgagaggagagggacagTGCCATGTCCAGGCCAGCAGGCAGTTCAACTCTACCTGTTCAGTCCCCACTTGGCTGTTTGTTAGGACAGAAGCACCTGCATCGCCTCACACTCAGAACTCTTGTGGATGTATGTTGAAGCTGGGGCAGCTTCTTCCCAACCTCCTGACTAATTTGAAACAATGAAACCGGTCCCATTTACTGTCAGTTATAGCTAGAGCCTTGTTCACTCACTTGAGCATCCCAGGTGAAGCACTCCCCCTCACTGCACCCACAGAATCGCTAGTGTTTTGGGGTCACCATGGATTGTTGACCTAACAGGCCTAACATAAGGCAGAGTAAAAGCACTTGATGAGCAATCAGGAGACCTACCTCTCTCCTAACCTGACGAAAAGCACTTCCCCTTTCTGAAGCTCTCGTTTCTCCACCTGGGAAAAGAGGAAGGTGACCTAGAACAGTGGCTCTCAACCTGGATTCCAAGAACTTCCTGAAATTGTGTGCAGAGTTGTGGGAGGCAATGTATACAGTCTTCTTGGGAGGGTGTATAGAGCTTTCAATAGATTCTCAAAGGAGTCctattatgggctgaattgtgtggCCCTCAAATGCCTATCTTAAAGCCCTAACCCTCAATGTGACTGAATTTGGAGATGGAGCCTTTAGAGAGGTAATTAGGGTTAACTGAGGGggctggtaaagaagctgcctgcaatataggTTTTGATTCCCGTGTCGGGaagtacccctggagaagggatacgctacccaatctagtattcttgggcttccctggtggctagacggtaatgaacccacctgcagtgtggcacacctgagttccatccctgtgttgggaagttcccctggaggagggcatggcaacccactccaggattcttgcctggagaattcccatggagagaggagcctggtgtgccacagttcaCGGggccaccaagagtcagacacaactgagtgaccaagcacaacACATCCAGAGGTGTAAGAGTGGGGCCCTAATCCCAAAGGACCTGACATCCTTATAAGAGGAGGAGTTACCAGATCTCtcgcgcgcgctctctctctgtctccatacacacacagaggaaatgtCATGTGAGGAAACAGAGGGAAGGTGGCCAACTGCAATACAAGAGGAGTGCCTACACCAGGAGTTGAacttgctggcaccttgatcttggacttctggtaTCCCGAACTATGAGAAACTAAATGTcttttgtttaagccatccagccTGTGGTATTTGGTTTTGGCAACTCGAACAGACTAACACAGGGCCcataaccaaaggaaaaaaaaaaaaaaaagcttctgagCCATTGCACCCACTGGTTGCCAGAAACCCATCCTGGACATTCATGTTTCAATACAACGTTTTTAGGCACTTGCAGATTTCTTGAATTCTTGCTTAGAACAGTGCAGTATATCTTTTATTGCAACATGCTTCCTTTTCGAATAGTTGTATAACACAGATTTGTATCTATATAAACCCAAAGACCAGACTTTAAATCCTGATTGCACCACCTACTAGATgtttgactttggacaagttatcACAAGTTTGTGCCTTGtatataaaatagggataagATTAGTGTCTACCTCACAtggctgttgtgagaattaaatgacataatgCATGTAGAgggcctagcacatagtaaagtTTCAACAGATATTAGTAGCTTTTGTGATGAAAATGTAAGTAGCAGTCAGGGTTTTTTGCCCTTGTAAACAACACTGTTGTGAGCAAACTTCTTTAtacacaaagaatttttttttaaatacttacctAGATTAACTaagagaaaaagagtaaaattactaaaatcataaataaaagagGGGATATTATAACCAATGCGACAATAACAAACAGGATTACacaagaatattatgaacaattgtGGCAagaaattggacaacctagaagaaatgaataaattcctagaaacacacaatCTACCAGAACTGAatcaaggagaaacagaaaacccAATAGACCAATAATGAGATTGAATTGGTAATGACAAACCtctccctcccacacacacaaaatcaggaACTGATAGCATCACTGGAGAATTCcagcaaacatttaaagaattaataccaatctttctcaaatgcttccaaaaaattgaagaagagggaacacttccaaactcattttatgaggccagcattatcctGATATCAAAGGcaccaaaagaaaagaacactACAGGCCACTTTCCCGGACAAatgcagatgcaaaaatcctcaacaaaatactagcaaaacaATTCAATGGCACATTAGAAGGACCATGTACCATGGTCAAAAGGGATTTATCCCTTGGTTGCAtgtaaaaatcaatcaatgtaataaaacacattaacagaatgaaggacaaaaatcacatgatcatctctatAGATGCATAAAAAATTCATCACTCCATAAGAAAAAAACAGTCAAAGAACTAGGAGTAGAAAGaaattacctcaacataataaaggccacaacTAACAtcatcctcagtggtgaaaaactgaaatctcTTCTTCTAAGgtaaggaacaaggcaaggaagcCTGCTCTCACCATTATGTTAGTATTCAACAACTGGAAGTCATAGCCAGAGCTGttaggaaagcaaaagaaataaaaggcatccaaatcagaaagaagtaaaattagctCTATTGAAGAGAGCGTGATTTTGTACATGCAAAACTCAAAAGATTACAcgcgcccacacacacacacgtgcacacaactGGTAGAACTAgtaaacaaattcaacaaagttgTAGGACACAAAATCCAAAAGCAAAATTCAGTTGTATTACTATACACTAACAAAGAacaatttgaaaaggaaattaagaaaacaattccattgacATTAGCAGCAAAAAAGGGTAAAATACTGAGGAATAAACTCAAGCAAGGAGCCAAAAAACTTGTACACtgcaaactacaaaacattgctgaaagaaactgaaaaagacaaataaatggaaaggcatCTGTCTGCACAGACTGGAATACTAAATATTGTTAAGAAGTCCAAACTATCTGaggtggttaattttatgtgtcagcttgactggTCCCACAGAGTGCCTAGATATttagtcaaacattattctgggtgtttctgtAGGGTGCTTTTtcatgagattaacatttaaatcagtcaactgggtaaaacagattcccccccctcccccaccgatAATGTGGGTGGGCTTTACCTAATCAGCTGATagtcataataaaacaaaaaggcaacctgGGACATcagcttcttttcctgcctttagaCCCAAACTGAAATATCAGCTCTACTGGTTTGGTTCTTAGGCCTTCTAACCTGGACTAGAGCTAAACCACTGGCCTTCTGGGTCTCCAGCTAGCCAACTCACCCTCTAGATCTTGGGACTTACCAGCCTCTATAAttgaatgagtcaattcttttacacacacacacacacacacacacacacacactccacttgATCTGTTCTTCTAACACACTACCCAGAGTGATCTACACACTGCaaaccctatcaaaatcccaatagcATGCTTTACCGAAATAGAAAAACTTGTCCTAAAATTTAAGTAGAATCTAAAGAGATCCTTAATAAGCAAAGCAATTTGGACAAAGAAAAAGTAGAGAACTCACACTTGTTGATTTCAAaacattacaaagctacagtaatcaaaactgtgCGTTACTGCCATATtaacacatagaccaatggaGTAAAACAGACATCTTAGAAATAAACCCTCAATTTTAGAAGATGTGCCAGGCAGTGGACTTcctgagagagggggaaaaaatagcttttttaGATCTTTGGATCAAAGCaaggactctggagtcagattgcTTGGCTTCAATTCTACCACTTATCCCCATGGGCCAAAAGACCATGGGCCAGTGGCCGAACCTCTCAGtacctgtttcctcacctgtaagagGCTGGTAATCATTAGTACTATAGTCCTAGGAGTGTCACAAGGAAGCATTACTATTTACGTACAGCACTTAGAAGAGTGCAGGGCACGGGGTCTCTGCTGTGTAAGTTGCTTTTCATAGATTCTGCCAAATCACCTCCCAAATGGATTTCTTGCACCACCGCCACAGAGGTTTGCTCCTAAACTCTCCCACTCTCAGAATGGTTAAGCACTTGGAAGCTTGTCATCCTAGTGTGTGAAGCCCGATCCGTGGTTTTAGTTTACATCTCCAGGATCAGCAGGGGTGAGCATCTTTGCGGGTGTAACTGGACACTGACTGAGACTCTCTCTTCTTTGAATTGCCTCAGAGTGGGGAAAGAGCTGAGGGAGTGAGGTCAACCCCAGTCTGTCCcccaaatctgcctgccaagaacGTTTGATGGAGCAGTTGAGGCAGAGATGTTACAGAACAAAACCACGATCCCTTTGTCCTCTGGCCTCTTAGGGAGAAGTACGCCGACCACTCATCACTGAGTGCGGGATTCCTCTGCCCATTCTCCCATTGGGTCATAAGCCTTGTGGTGGAAGGAAGGCTGGCAAATGCTTTCAGCACGTGCTAGGCGCCCAGCACCCTCACTACCCGCCCCAACCCCGCCTCAGCCTCCCGCTCCACCCACTTTGTACACAGTCAGAACTCAGGGCTGTGACTCTAACCGGAAAGGGGAGGTGGGACAGGAGGAGGTGGGACGAGAGGCTTGACAGAGATACACTCGCAGCATGACCTTCACCAGCCAACTCGCCAACTGCCGGCATGGCTTTCGGGCTTGGCAACAAACCAGAGGAGGCCCTCGACCCCATTGGTTACACCTCGAGGGGGCGGGCAAACAAGGCGCGTGCTGGTTGGCGGGAACCAGACCAATGAGGAGGCGGCAGCGCTGGCACGCTGAAAGCCTCGCGTCGTTTGCGACCACCTCTCGCGTGCGGTGCCTGTGGTGCTTGACGGCACCTCCAGACGCCACCCGCCGCAGCTGCCCCGACCGCCATCACAGCCGCCACCGCGACCCGGTTGATAAACCGTCACCGCCCCAGGTCCGGAGGCCACCCAGATCGCGACATGAGCTCCTCGGATGATGAGGAGCTTGTTTGCGGACCGGATTTTGGCTCAGAGTGCGGGGAGCAGACCAGCGGCCTTGAGGCCGGCTCCACAGCCCCGCGGGGACCCGGCCCCGACCCCGGCCCCGAGCCGGGGGCACCGCGAAGCGGCGAGGGTGAGGGCGGGGATGGCTTCCCAGACCCTGAGGGCTTCGAGTCAGAGCGGGAGGTGCTGGAAGCGGGAGGGCCGGTGCTGTTGGGCTGCGAAGGCCGACCTGGCTCCCCGGCCGACGACACAGGGTACGCCCTGCAGCTATCTGACGAGTCATTGCAGGCCATCGTGCGGCAGCTGGCCGACCTGGACTTGCGGGGCATCCTCAGACACATGTCCCCGGAGAGCCAGGCGGTCGGCCACGTGTCTGCCTTGCTGGACGTGGAGGCGTGTCTCGGCAGTCGAGGCGCAGCCGCCCAGAGGTGTGGGGAAGCGGCACGGGCTGAGGCCAGCCCTCTCCGGGTCGGCAGGCCCAGGACGGGCCGGGTCTGGGGGAACCCTAAGAGAAGCACTAAGAGTAGGTTGAACGTGGCTGTGGATCGCCCGTGGCCCCCCTCAGTAAGCCCAGCCAGGCTGTTCTCCGACTCCGAGTCCTCTGATGAGTGCAGTGAGATACAGCCTATGAGGGTGAGCATGTATCCCAAAGACGGAGGCCAGGCCAAGCTGaacagccccaaggatcctgggGACACACCCAGACACTCGAAAGTCCAAGGCAGGGAGAATCTCCCTAACTTGCCAGGCATTTGCCTGTCCTCGGCTCCGCGAGGATTGATTTCGGTTGTGGAAAGGCAGGGCAAGCAGGGCGATGCAGAGCAGGAGGACATCTCACCTCCTAAGAAAATGCAGAGCGTACTCGGGGGGAAGGGGGGCAGCCTGCCCAGCTACCCgggagtagcagcagcagcagctactgcaGCTGCCGCTACAGGCAGGCTGCCGCGGCCCAGTCCTAGGAGGAAGAGGGTCCAGGAGGAGAAATCCCTTGGGGCCGTCTCCAAACCTGCCCTGGGGAGAACCTTCCCTTCCTGGGGACGGGGAATCTCGGCCACTCCCCTGGCTCCGGCCACCTTACCCCCAATCT
This DNA window, taken from Bubalus kerabau isolate K-KA32 ecotype Philippines breed swamp buffalo chromosome X, PCC_UOA_SB_1v2, whole genome shotgun sequence, encodes the following:
- the LOC129638875 gene encoding uncharacterized protein CXorf49 homolog translates to MSSSDDEELVCGPDFGSECGEQTSGLEAGSTAPRGPGPDPGPEPGAPRSGEGEGGDGFPDPEGFESEREVLEAGGPVLLGCEGRPGSPADDTGYALQLSDESLQAIVRQLADLDLRGILRHMSPESQAVGHVSALLDVEACLGSRGAAAQRCGEAARAEASPLRVGRPRTGRVWGNPKRSTKSRLNVAVDRPWPPSVSPARLFSDSESSDECSEIQPMRVSMYPKDGGQAKLNSPKDPGDTPRHSKVQGRENLPNLPGICLSSAPRGLISVVERQGKQGDAEQEDISPPKKMQSVLGGKGGSLPSYPGVAAAAATAAAATGRLPRPSPRRKRVQEEKSLGAVSKPALGRTFPSWGRGISATPLAPATLPPISGIPLRGRSQKYALVPGGAKESKHTGARKKSVARRARESVAATAVSGEDNDPNRDPATKGQLTTDRPWPSCPRVHHGEPSTANLSIRGGQDSGNSERMAMNKGEVMPGGPGPSGDQKPADHHPRPKRQQQPPGRHGCPRCLVLEKEIDDLKKQLASLQHLAEKFRIP